A window of the Verminephrobacter eiseniae EF01-2 genome harbors these coding sequences:
- a CDS encoding MlaE family ABC transporter permease, whose product MTDHVPCIVRADTPQGPCAQLYGRWGAAELGNAAQWQALSGQLRKHPAVPTLGWDLRALQWLDHVGAQLLWNHWQRAWPQQLACTDSQRSMLARVAQFSTTAPPPAPWRLAAQVDHLGLLVLHGVEHARHILEMLGQLVLDLARLARAPRRGPWRDVSGHLYRMGATALPITALVGFLIGVVLAYLMSLQLRQFGAESFIVNILGISLIRELGPMLAAILVAGRSGSAITAQIGVMRVTEELDAMRVMGIAHGFRLVLPRTLALALAMPLLSLWTTLAALAGGMLAADLTMGISPAYFAQALPAAVRPGNLGLAMAKSVVFGAGIALIGCHWGLRVRPDTQSLGEGTTASVVSAITMVIVVDALFAVTFKTIGI is encoded by the coding sequence ATGACCGACCACGTACCTTGCATTGTCCGCGCCGATACGCCCCAGGGGCCTTGCGCGCAGTTGTATGGGCGCTGGGGTGCGGCCGAATTGGGGAACGCAGCCCAGTGGCAGGCCCTGTCCGGGCAGTTGCGCAAGCACCCGGCCGTGCCAACCCTGGGCTGGGATTTGCGGGCGTTGCAGTGGCTGGACCATGTCGGCGCCCAACTGCTGTGGAACCACTGGCAGCGGGCTTGGCCGCAGCAACTGGCCTGCACCGACAGCCAGCGCAGCATGCTCGCGCGCGTGGCGCAGTTCAGCACCACGGCACCGCCCCCTGCGCCCTGGCGGCTGGCGGCCCAGGTTGACCACCTGGGCCTGCTGGTGCTGCATGGCGTGGAGCATGCGCGCCATATTCTGGAAATGCTCGGCCAGTTGGTGCTCGACCTGGCCCGCTTGGCCCGTGCGCCGCGCCGCGGGCCTTGGCGCGATGTCTCGGGCCACCTGTACCGCATGGGCGCCACCGCACTGCCCATTACCGCGCTGGTGGGTTTCCTGATCGGCGTGGTGCTGGCCTATCTGATGTCGCTGCAACTGCGGCAATTTGGCGCCGAGTCGTTCATCGTCAACATCCTGGGCATTTCGCTGATCCGCGAGCTCGGCCCGATGCTGGCCGCCATCCTGGTGGCGGGGCGCTCGGGCTCGGCGATCACGGCGCAGATCGGCGTGATGCGCGTCACCGAAGAACTCGATGCGATGCGCGTCATGGGCATTGCGCACGGCTTTCGGCTGGTGTTGCCGCGCACGCTGGCACTGGCGCTGGCCATGCCGCTGCTCAGCCTGTGGACCACGCTGGCCGCGTTGGCCGGCGGCATGCTGGCTGCAGACCTGACCATGGGCATATCGCCGGCGTACTTCGCGCAGGCACTGCCCGCGGCCGTCAGGCCGGGCAACCTGGGGCTGGCCATGGCCAAGTCGGTGGTGTTTGGCGCAGGCATTGCGCTCATCGGCTGCCACTGGGGCCTGCGCGTCAGGCCCGACACCCAGAGCCTGGGCGAAGGCACCACGGCGTCGGTGGTCAGTGCCATCACCATGGTCATCGTCGTCGACGCATTGTTCGCCGTGACCTTCAAGACCATCGGGATCTAA
- a CDS encoding SMP-30/gluconolactonase/LRE family protein — MNEEHRWECVAPVGSGCGEGALWVEAEQALYWTDVTRFLLHRLSARDGCIKSWFFEEPVVALSRTDRAGCLLVALGSRLLLWTPATDERVDHGARLRGWPQVRFNEGRSGPEGRFWVGSMRNNVNPDGTVRDAGGSEGVLMSVGRDAHSATVHQTGFGIANTLCWTPDQRCLIFGDTLANTLYCADYRADWADQDGGGVLGQRRILFTGFGRGLPDGSAIDAQGFVWNCRFGGGCVVRIAPDGALDRIIEAPTHNPTTCAFGGPDYRTLYVTSARIGTAAGDRLAGGVFALRTEVPGLPSFAFQCA; from the coding sequence ATGAACGAGGAACACCGCTGGGAATGTGTCGCCCCCGTGGGCAGCGGATGCGGGGAAGGCGCTTTGTGGGTCGAGGCTGAACAGGCCCTGTACTGGACGGACGTGACCCGCTTTCTGTTGCACCGGCTGAGCGCCCGGGATGGCTGCATCAAGTCCTGGTTCTTCGAAGAGCCCGTGGTGGCGCTGTCGCGCACGGATCGCGCCGGTTGTCTGCTCGTGGCACTGGGGTCGCGCTTGCTGTTGTGGACGCCAGCCACGGACGAGCGCGTCGACCATGGGGCGCGGCTGCGCGGCTGGCCGCAGGTTCGATTCAACGAAGGGCGCAGCGGGCCGGAGGGCCGCTTTTGGGTAGGCTCGATGCGCAACAATGTCAACCCCGATGGCACTGTGCGCGATGCCGGGGGAAGCGAGGGGGTGCTGATGAGCGTCGGCCGCGATGCGCACTCGGCGACCGTGCATCAGACCGGGTTTGGCATCGCCAACACGCTTTGCTGGACCCCGGATCAGCGCTGCCTGATCTTTGGCGACACGCTGGCCAATACGCTCTACTGCGCCGACTATCGGGCCGATTGGGCCGACCAGGACGGCGGCGGCGTTCTGGGCCAGCGGCGCATCTTGTTTACCGGATTCGGGCGCGGATTGCCCGATGGCTCGGCGATCGATGCGCAAGGGTTTGTCTGGAACTGCCGGTTCGGCGGCGGCTGCGTGGTTCGGATTGCGCCGGATGGAGCGCTCGATCGAATCATCGAAGCCCCGACACACAACCCTACCACCTGTGCTTTCGGCGGGCCCGACTACCGCACCCTCTACGTCACCAGCGCCCGCATCGGCACCGCCGCCGGCGATCGACTGGCGGGCGGGGTCTTTGCGCTGCGAACCGAAGTCCCCGGACTGCCGAGCTTTGCATTTCAGTGCGCTTGA